The Argopecten irradians isolate NY chromosome 4, Ai_NY, whole genome shotgun sequence genome has a window encoding:
- the LOC138321766 gene encoding protein PRRC2C-like isoform X2 has product MSSLSGLGKGDRGRGKYKSIDINTLYQGKSVPTQKTTVTRQHGLQSLGKVANVRRMPPPANLPSLKSENLGNDPNITLVPTGGSGWGTKEKEQEKQTTSTNQQPSSQPQQATTQSSGQNVSSAGVAGGTTIAATSVSTPTTTAGATGKPSWSSVTVGDTAKGNVVSHQSPMFQEEFPTLKSAEDKKDGKKEDEPPSQVVTKDLPYGPGPSLRPQNVGSWREGGGRGAMQQQQPKPDTPSSQSSPQPSQTETQQNGPPTSGGPPPSSGADSPGTQQPPPRPGSNQGPGTQGPMPMGPHMAIPPQYRMMPPYMYGRFPPGYPPNYSGMPRPPYPYESRFRHPGAMQMQRPPLDSSEEGYKRPPVITDKDLKSFDNMRLDKSDEGWAGAQGDIDYSEKLVFSDDEEGNEGRRREKKKHAEQSEAGKAKGEHGPPMPREGWSQGQIPPQYRGQPRPPHPGMDGRWQMPPYDFRGPPPRGPPYPPPYRVPPGAPPQRPPFPQQQQPSMPPMSSASTPTQQQQSPAPPQTPSPGQSPSPGQAQSREREKKHSGGGDEDDEHWRQKRQQRNEEVSNAIERARQRREEEEKKMEGERKAAAAEKLRQLDERTKKKESKVSESDTDSHTESTHAESHKSEGRSSRTPSESSEKEGRERSYSREHKFSPGDQQPSKSGSRAVPPRFQNKQQQQQQQPPPENTMRQPQPQQQPGSPQPHPGQMRPGQGPPPPWGPYPWPPGMPMPFMDPNFPRPPMPMQGMPMYPMRRRNDSHGSGTDSQDNEGRQEPFDRDPRADPRAWGSYSMPHGHPGQYDGRPSPFYDRMYQEYERNFLDYNDRREHDRREREKQEKVSYDDDKDYDAEESEESSKEPDRERPPRVQRDPFDDTPDQGDSRDHDWSPQPREEKPKKEERSRKEEQREMKDHEARVSEHEIEHKEKPEKSTRDRDHRDSRDNRDKDHRRGEEKEMFRNKDAPWGHPRQPAPSRNEYDRFPGVLRNMDDGGRHYSKREHPSCPPPITPQQSQQNVPPRSHYTSLKRTASNMSTSSANAERKTESPKESSHSERDSSRQKSTSRVYADSVKDKPVKEKQAEGKPPKEEESRQKPREEEKSSREESREHKEKNSRKEEKSFRDREERVSREENNFKDNKQYKDDEPPSDERRERMQPPAKKKRDEVFINDRGDRYRNSSSRGGREFVRGRGRNVGSRGTRGSYPARGGRGGPRDNRSYDRGASRSAGGRNDRRPYSQGRDRLGEDNYYAEGEELEAPRRRRTKDEDSDHSEQSDFGTSDSSGEADKRDSNKSSHRDKDRSKRPGSRDNRGGDSRGGGMGQQLDDQRADDSSHRQSHDDGVERIPPRRDDRRDDRRDDRRDDRRDDRRGDDRRHDNRMNQRNGGGSFEPRGEPSRRGRGGSSMRGRGGGRGPGGGPGGGGGPGSGRMSSAPPGRGGFGKQGDKDDWGGGGPYRKENKRPGREPPPPRFAMKKGQNLNEKGRGTDRGRGRGRGRGGSAPPSTNNKRPQLTKQNSSDQANEANEEWETASESSGIFDKNSKNEFKDRERKDSNPGKKSFSSQRPFNDRQNRKGNQQDGGGRRQNGSVDYNKNSGKERSPNHLSKNGNGPRAPNGGPRKPYSSSKKENIATVYRVDEVVPNNQNAINNAINNLKSRPGKKSDLTDVTKPLKSEEKRTSALANIDINNYASVVVIDDAPEVTIDDPNFLFDSNEGFQEVTSKKAFKSKQKAQQEAELRQKLVESKKSAAKVVAKPKGVGQVNEKPRHGSKSKLPPRLARQREQREREKTKPFDMKIENWDNELANNIPAPAGDAVEQTSTEAKSNIEQVNTVGSPANMQPMHVSMNGAMTHVSAPIPPVSAWVSKPISYAAVTGAQASAATTENKFDKGDQHDSGIDVSDQPNSAGSSTRSSPSAENKLKIDKTENKIPVIAVDMKTTDAPKPQRQPKVTRSEKVSVKETMDKPDSKVVKKPEMQKEKSRSTTSIEKPDPIQLPIFPFGKGDDASEIKLDFVYDDALAKFSGKVEQEKDIDLVEPNISVVAMSIASTTVNTQSMDTACPTSPAAQDLNEKIASVKTFWDHVDHVSPGMVMFEQGINTSGLVSAVSTSSETVSVSDSFSSFPPDMDTGVMVSNDAPLDLDPVSRGDDNNSSLATSLSPREDGLSFSSNSVEVSATLGDNGKANEQSNVCKVKPQQLQPSIGGDCSSGSSSVLSNPSSVPSPPTLQPILPTASQPAYHSFQLGTSQLINPEPRVQNQPNFGGYGLSQQQPQIGQTFSQQSLFMPTTPTQLDSYQLPQLSAYTHRNQPAQHQPQHQPQAAFGQNPTPQNTIMVSSATSSLMSTSIKPPQNAYGTTMQKNMGPNSLQFGQQGMNNNLLQPSQQISFFQYDPNQPFGTNQFLGNTQTAQNVNTSQILGSQLVQPRAAVQNVPQVQGSSSFYQQPQQNMQQTSFFSTQPGSNNMQHMGNGNRKAGGELMFQACILQGALQQAAAAGGQTAAQFFGNQSAAAAAAGPGLNLSLQPSGGGQPPMGVATAQPSSGSKMSQFNAPQQQQPQQGSPQNTPLKSPPQTLGQNSFGVAPSSASQPQNQGSKLFNLGQLQTPNTNQRFNNVSFNNNMHNNMSNISNNMANMSNMKQFGGQKFNQPFIGQPLQSAGPMVRSPMMVNNFRPNAPPAPATFPNPIQRPGGVQIPGSPRQQRPPQAAPPASSGAVPGSGGNNTIKALQAKQRQELLAHAQNFLNPQNKPSIKLKAEASVNDSKSPPQPAASIGTVPVPSPNPTTAKKSDDKGSEKK; this is encoded by the exons GATGGGGCACGAAGGAGAAAGAGCAGGAGAAGCAGACCACCAGTACAAATCAGCAGCCATCGTCGCAGCCGCAGCAGGCTACCACACAGTCATCGGGGCAGAACGTCAGCAGT GCGGGTGTTGCTGGGGGCACAACTATTGCAGCAACATCAGTATCGACACCTACCACAACAGCAGGGGCAACGGGCAAGCCATCGTGGAGCAGTGTAACCGTTGGGGACACAGCAAAGGGCAATGTTGTCAGTCACCAATCACCAATGTTTCAGGAAGAGTTTCCCACTCTAAAATCTGCAGAAGACAAAAAGGATGGCAAGAAGGAAGACGAACCTCCTTCACAGGTTGTAACAAAAGATTTACCATATGGACCAGGGCCAAGTTTACGACCTCAAA ATGTAGGGAGTTGGCGAGAAGGAGGAGGTCGTGGCGCTATGCAACAACAGCAGCCCAAACCCGACACACCATCATCTCAGTCTTCTCCACAGCCAAGCCAGACAGAAACACAACAGAATGGCCCCCCGACGTCCGGTGGCCCTCCACCTTCCAGTGGGGCTGACAGCCCTGGGACCCAGCAACCGCCACCGAGGCCTGGGTCCAACCAAGGTCCTGGTACCCAGGGGCCAATGCCTATGGGGCCGCACATGGCCATTCCCCCACAGTATAGGATGATGCCACCCTAT ATGTATGGAAGATTTCCCCCGGGATACCCACCAAACTATTCAGGAATGCCACGACCTCCATACCCTTACGAGTCAAG GTTTAGACATCCTGGCGCTATGCAGATGCAGAGGCCTCCGTTGGATAGCAGTGAAGAGGGATACAAGAGGCCCCCTGTCATCACGGACAAGGATCTGAAGAGTTTTGACAATATGAGACTGGACAAGAGTGACGAAGGATGGGCTGGAGCCCAGGGAGACATTGATTACTC GGAAAAACTTGTGTTCAGTGATGATGAAGAAGGCAATGAAGGAAGACG ccGGGAGAAAAAGAAGCATGCGGAGCAGTCTGAAGCTGGCAAAGCTAAG GGTGAACATGGTCCCCCTATGCCTCGTGAAGGCTGGAGCCAGGGACAGATACCACCCCAGTACAGAGGACAGCCACGACCTCCGCACCCTGGCATGGATGGG CGTTGGCAGATGCCTCCATATGATTTTAGGGGTCCACCACCAAGAGGACCTCCATATCCACCCCCATATAGAGTACCACCAGGAGCACCTCCACAG AGACCACCTTTTCCACAACAGCAACAGCCCTCCATGCCACCAATGAGTTCAGCAAGTACACCAACTCAGCAACAGCAGTCTCCAGCACCTCCACAGACTCCAAGTCCTGGCCAGAGTCCAAGTCCAGGTCAGGCACAGAGTAGGGAGCGAGAGAAGAAGCACTCCGGTGGAGGAGACGAGGACGACGAGCACTGGCGACAGAAACGGCAACAGAGAAATGAGGAAGTGTCTAATGCAATAGAGCGGGCAAGGCagaggagagaggaggaggaaaAGAAAATGGAAGGAGAACGCAAAGCCGCTGCCGCCGAAAAATTACGACAATTAGATGAGAGAACTAAGAAAAAGGAGAGCAAGGTTTCT GAGTCTGACACAGATTCCCATACCGAGTCTACACATGCTGAGTCCCATAAATCTGAAGGAAGGTCGAGTAGGACCCCAAGTGAGAGTAGTGAGAAGGAAGGGCGGGAAAGATCCTACAGCAGGGAACACAAGTTTTCTCCTGGTGATCAG CAACCAAGCAAGAGTGGATCACGTGCAGTACCACCTCGCTTCCAGAACAAacagcagcagcaacaacaacaaccaccacCTGAAAATACAATGAGACAACCACAACCACAGCAACAGCCAGGATCTCCCCAGCCACACCCTGGACAGATGAGACCAGGCCAAGGACCCCCTCCACCCTGGGGACCGTACCCCTGGCCTCCAGGAATGCCTATGCCATTCATGGATCCAAACTTTCCACGGCCGCCTATGCCAATGCAGG GTATGCCTATGTATCCTATGAGACGGAGAAATGACTCGCATGGATCTGGAACTGATAGCCAAGACAATGAGGGACGTCAAGAGCCATTTGATCGTGACCCTAGAGCTGACCCTCGAGCATGGGGAAGCTATTCGATGCCACATGGACACCCAGGTCAATATGATGGCCGCCCTAGTCCATTCTATGACCGCATGTATCAGGAATATGAACGCAACTTTTTGGATTATAATGACAGAAG AGAACATGACAGGAGAGAGCGggaaaaacaggaaaaagtgAGCTATGATGATGACAAAGACTACGATGCAGAAGAGTCCGAGGAATCGTCTAAGGAACCTGACCGAGAACGTCCACCCAGAGTACAACGGGATCCTTTTGACGATACACCTGACCAAGGAGACAGTCGGGACCATGACTGGTCACCACAACCGAG AGAGGAGAAACCAAAAAAGGAAGAGAGATCTAGAAAAGAAGAACAACGCGAGATGAAAGATCATGAAGCTCGAGTTTCAGAGCATGAAATAGAACATAAAGAAAAGCCGGAAAAGTCCACAAGGGACCGTGATCACCGTGACAGCCGTGACAACCGTGACAAAGATCATCGTCGTGGTGAGGAAAAGGAAATGTTCAGAAACAAGGATGCCCCTTGGGGCCACCCAAGACAGCCTGCACCCAGTAGAAATGAATATGATCGCTTTCCTGGAGTTTTACGTAACATGGATGATGGAGGACGACATTACAGCA AACGGGAACATCCCAGCTGTCCACCACCCATTACCCCACAGCAGTCACAGCAGAATGTACCCCCAAGGAGCCATTATACTTCATTGAAAAGAACTGCTTCTAATATGTCCACCAGCTCGGCAAATGCAGAGAGAAAAACTGAATCTCCTAAGGAATCTTCTCACTCGGAGAGGGATAGTTCTAGACAGAAATCTACAAGCAGGGTGTATGCT GATTCTGTAAAAGATAAACCAGTGAAAGAAAAACAGGCCGAGGGCAAACCTCCCAAGGAGGAGGAAAGCAG GCAAAAGCCAAGGGAAGAGGAAAAATCCTCTCGGGAGGAAAGTCGTGAACACAAAGAAAAAAACTCAAGGAAAGAAGAGAAAAGTTTCCGTGATCGGGAGGAACGAGTTTCCAGAGAGGAGAACAACTTTAAAGACAACAAACAATACAAGGATGATGAGCCACCCAGTGACGAACGACGTGAAAGAATGCAGCCACCTGCAAAGAAGAAAAGGGATGAAGTTTTTATTAATGATCGTGGAGACAGATACAGAAATAGTTCAAGTAGAGGAGGACGCGAGTTCGTGCGTGGAAGAGGAAGAAATGTTGGAAGTCGTGGAACTAGAGGCAGTTACCCTGCCAGAGGGGGCAGAGGTGGCCCTAGGGACAACAGAAGCTATGATAGAGGTGCATCCAGATCTGCAGGTGGTCGTAACGACCGTCGTCCATACAGCCAGGGTCGTGATCGCTTAGGCGAAGACAACTACTATGCTGAAGGAGAAGAGTTGGAAGCTCCTAGGCGGCGTAGAACAAAGGATGAGGACAGCGATCATTCGGAACAAAGTGATTTTGGCACAAGTGATTCGTCAGGTGAAGCTGACAAGAGGGACAGTAACAAATCCAGTCATAGGGATAAAGACCGTAGTAAACGACCTGGATCCCGGGACAATCGAGGTGGAGACAGTCGAGGAGGAGGAATGGGTCAACAATTGGATGATCAGAGGGCTGATGATAGTAGTCATAGACAGTCTCATGATGATGGTGTGGAGAGAATCCCACCTAGACGAGATGATCGACGGGATGATCGTCGTGATGATCGACGAGATGACCGGCGAGATGATCGACGTGGTGACGATCGTAGACATGACAACAGGATGAACCAAAGAAATGGAGGAGGCTCCTTTGAACCCAGAGGGGAACCGTCCAGAAGAGGACGTG GTGGTTCATCCATGCGGGGTCGTGGAGGAGGTCGCGGCCCTGGTGGGGGTCCAGGTGGAGGAGGAGGTCCAGGTTCTGGACGCATGTCTTCAGCTCCCCCTGGTAGAGGAGGATTTGGCAAGCAAGGAGACAAAGATGATTGGGGTGGAGGTGGGCCGTATCG GAAAGAAAATAAACGGCCTGGCCGAGAACCACCACCGCCCAGATTTGCAATGAAAAAAGGGCAAAATTTAAACGAGAAGGGGAGGGGCACTGATCGTGGTAGAGGACGCGGGAGAGGAAGAGGAGGAAGTGCCCCTCCTAGCACCAACAATAAGCGGCCACAGCTTACCAAACAAAACTCCTCAGACCAAGCTAATGAAGCAAATGAAGAGTGGGAAACGGCATCTGAAAGTAGTGGAATCTTTGATAAGAATTCAAAAAACGAGTTTAAGGACAGGGAAAGAAAAGACTCCAACCCTGGTAAAAAGAGTTTCTCAAGTCAGCGTCCATTTAATGACCGACAAAATAGAAAAGGAAACCAGCAAGACGGTGGTGGTAGACGACAGAATGGTAGTGTGGATTATAATAAAAATTCTGGGAAGGAAAGATCACCAAATCATCTTTCAAAAAATGGGAATGGTCCTAGGGCCCCAAACGGGGGTCCTAGGAAACCCTACAGCTCCAGTAAGAAGGAAAACATTGCTACAGTATACAGGGTGGATGAGGTGGTACCGAACAACCAGAATGCTATCAACAATGCCATCAACAATCTTAA AAGTCGCCCAGGAAAAAAGTCTGACCTTACCGATGTGACGAAGCCATTGAAATCGGAAGAAAAGAGAACAAGTGCATTGGCTAATATTGACATCAATAATTATGCAA GCGTGGTGGTGATAGATGATGCCCCAGAGGTGACCATCGATGATCCAAACTTCCTGTTTGACAGTAACGAGGGTTTTCAAGAGGTTACCTCCAAGAAAGCATTCAAGAGCAAACAGAAAGCTCAGCAGGAGGCAGAACTAAGACAGAAACTCGTTGAAAGCAAGAAGTCTGCTGCAAAG GTTGTTGCTAAGCCAAAGGGTGTAGGACAGGTTAATGAGAAGCCAAGACATGGTAGTAAAAGCAAGCTGCCCCCACGCCTGGCGAGACAACGGGAACAACGCGAGAGGGAAAAGACAAAGCCGTTCGATATGAAGATAGAGAACTGGGACAATGAGCTGGCCAACAACATCCCGGCTCCTGCTGGTGATGCAGTGGAACAGACATCTACGGAGGCGAAAA GTAACATTGAGCAGGTGAACACTGTAGGGTCCCCTGCCAATATGCAGCCCATGCATGTGTCCATGAATGGTGCCATGACCCACGTATCGGCCCCTATTCCCCCAGTCAGTGCCTGGGTGTCCAAACCCATCAGTTACGCTGCTGTTACTGGGGCCCAGGCGTCTGCTGCCACTACAGAGAATAAGTTTGACAAGGGAGATCAACACGATAGTGGAATTGATGTTAGTGACCAACCTAATTCTGCAGGCTCTTCAACTAGAAGCTCCCCAAGTGCAGAAAATAAATTGAAGATAGATAAG ACTGAAAATAAGATTCCCGTTATAGCCGTTGACATGAAAACAACTGATGCCCCGAAACCACAAAGACAACCAAAG GTGACGCGCAGTGAGAAAGTCAGCGTGAAGGAAACCATGGACAAACCTGATTCAAAAGTGGTGAAAAAGCCTGAAATGCAGAAAGAAAAATCACGAAGCACAACATCCATTGAGAAACCAGATCCAATACAACTACCAATTTTTCCATTTGGAAAG GGTGATGATGCTAGTGAGATAAAGCTAGACTTTGTTTACGATGATGCGCTGGCAAAGTTCTCCGGGAAGGTGGAGCAAGAAAAGGATATAGACTTAGTGGAACCTAACATTTCTGTAGTGGCCATGTCTATTGCCAGTACCACAGTCAACACACAGTCAATGGACACAGCGTGTCCAACGTCTCCTGCAGCACAGGATCTCAATGAGAAAATTGCATCGGTGAAAACTTTCTGGGACCATGTAGATCATGTGTCTCCAGGAATGGTCATGTTTGAGCAAGG AATCAATACGTCTGGCCTGGTGAGTGCTGTGTCCACATCATCAGAGACTGTGTCAGTGTCCGACTCCTTCAGCTCCTTTCCGCCTGATATGGACACCGGAGTGATGGTGAGCAATGATGCACCGCTTGACCTTGACCCAGTTTCCAGAGGAGATGACAACAACAGCAGCCTAGCAACCAGTCTGTCGCCACGCGAGGATGGACTCTCCTTCAGCTCTAACTCTGTTGAGGTCAGCGCTACCCTAGGGGACAACGGAAAGGCTAACGAACAAAGCAATGTCTGCAAA GTGAAGCCGCAGCAATTGCAGCCGTCTATTGGTGGAGACTGCAGTAGTGGTAGTAGCAGTGTACTTAGTAACCCTTCAAGTGTTCCTAGTCCACCAACACTACAGCCAATTCTACCTACTGCTTCACAACCGGCTTACCACTCTTTCCAGTTAGGAACCTCCCAGCTCATTAACCCAGAACCAAGG GTACAGAACCAGCCAAATTTCGGAGGGTATGGCTTGAGCCAACAGCAGCCACAAATTGGTCAGACGTTCTCTCAGCAGAGCTTGTTCATGCCAACGACCCCTACCCAGTTAGACTCGTACCAACTGCCCCAGCTGTCTGCGTACACCCACAGGAACCAGCCAGCACAGCATCAGCCTCAGCATCAACCACAGGCTGCTTTTGGCCAGAATCCCACCCCTCAGAATACTATAATGGTGTCGTCAGCAACCTCTTCTCTGATGTCTACCAGTATCAAACCACCCCAAAATGCATATG GAACAACTATGCAAAAGAATATGGGACCCAACTCACTTCAGTTCGGGCAGCAAGGGATGAATAACAATCTGCTACAACCATCACAGCAGATTTCCTTTTTCCAATATGACCCTAACCAGCCCTTTGGTACCAATCAGTTTCTAGGCAACACTCAGACAGCTCAGAATGTGAACACTTCACAGATACTGGGCTCCCAGCTTGTACAACCAAG AGCTGCTGTTCAAAACGTACCGCAAGTACAAGGGTCATCCTCGTTTTATCAACAACCACAACAGAACATGCAGCAGACAAGTTTCTTCTCCACACAGCCAGGTTCTAATAACATGCAG CACATGGGTAATGGTAACAGGAAAGCTGGTGGTGAGCTGATGTTCCAGGCCTGTATCCTACAGGGTGCCCTACAGCAGGCAGCCGCTGCTGGTGGACAGACTGCAGCACAGTTCTTTGGAAATCAGTCGGCAGCTGCAGCTGCTGCTGGGCCTGGTCTCAACCTGTCACTACAACCATCAGGTGGAGGACAGCCACCCATGGGGGTGGCCACAGCACAACCCTCCAGTGGCTCTAAGATGTCTCAGTTCAATGCACCACAACAGCAGCAGCCACAACAGGGATCCCCGCAAAACACACCG CTGAAGTCTCCCCCACAGACATTGGGCCAGAACAGCTTTGGTGTTGCTCCTTCTTCTGCATCTCAGCCGCAGAATCAAGGATCCAAGCTTTTTAACCTTGGCCAACTTCAGACTCCAAACACCAACCAGAGGTTCAATAACGTCAGCTTCAACAACAACATGCATAACAACATGTCCAATATTTCTAACAATATGGCCAACATGTCTAACATGAAGCAATTTGGAGGTCAGAAGTTTAACCAACCTTTCATTGGACAGCCACTCCAGTCTGCAg GTCCAATGGTGAGATCACCTATGATGGTGAACAACTTCAGACCAAATGCACCCCCAGCTCCTGCCACGTTTCCTAACCCCATCCAGCGGCCTGGAGGGGTACAGATTCCTGGCAGTCCTCGACAACAGCGCCCTCCACAGGCAGCACCCCCAGCAAGTTCTGGTGCGGTCCCTGGATCGGGAGGCAACAACACCATAAAAGCCCTACAGGCTAAACAGAGACAGGAGCTTCTGGCACACGCACAGAATTTCCTCAACCCGCAGAACAAACCCAGCATTAAATTGAAGGCCGAGGCTTCTGTCAACGACAGTAAGAGCCCCCCTCAACCTGCTGCGTCTATTGGGACAGTGCCCGTGCCAAGCCCAAACCCAACAACCGCAAAGAAATCGGATGACAAGGGTTCCGAGAAAAAGTAA